In Desulfonatronospira thiodismutans ASO3-1, the sequence TTTTTCGTTAGGTGGCTGTTAATCACGCCTGTGGCGTGATTGGCGGCCTGTCACGCCGGAGGCGTGATTCAAGTCCGTCCCGGGGAGCCAATTTTCAAGGCCTCTGGAGCAATTCAGGGGCCTTTTTTTATTCCCATGCCATATTTTGTCTACATCCTTCAAAGCAGCAGTACCGGCCGTTACTACTGTGGCCAGACTGACGACCTGACCAAACGCCTGGCCCAGCATAATGATCCATCCCAGATGCTTACGCTGACGACAAAAAGGCACCGTGGTCCATGGGATCTGATATGGAGCCAGGAGCTCGAAACCCGC encodes:
- a CDS encoding GIY-YIG nuclease family protein translates to MPYFVYILQSSSTGRYYCGQTDDLTKRLAQHNDPSQMLTLTTKRHRGPWDLIWSQELETRQEALRLERRIKKRGIGRYLADTGKSQFQHRAD